A genomic stretch from Leptodactylus fuscus isolate aLepFus1 chromosome 10, aLepFus1.hap2, whole genome shotgun sequence includes:
- the LOC142182978 gene encoding histone H1.03-like — protein sequence MAETAPAAAAAPPPAEPAAKSKKQPKKAAAGGAKKSKKSSGPTVSELIVKAVSASKERSGVSVAALKKVLAAGGYDTDKNRSRVKLGLKALVTKGTLIQVKGSGASGSFKLNKKQAESKDKAAKKKPAAAKPKKAAAKKPAAKSPKKAPTAAKSPKKAKKPAAAAKKAAKSPKKPKAAPKAKKVTKSPAKKAAKPKAAKSPAKKAAKPKAAKSPAKKAAKAKKPAAKK from the coding sequence ATGGCAGAAACCGCgcccgccgctgccgctgctccccctcccgcCGAACCGGCCGCCAAATCCAAGAAGCAGCCGAAGAAAGCAGCCGCAGGGGGCGCCAAGAAGAGCAAGAAATCCTCCGGTCCCACCGTGTCCGAGCTGATCGTCAAAGCCGTGTCCGCCTCCAAGGAGCGCAGTGGGGTGTCTGTGGCCGCCCTGAAGAAGGTGCTGGCTGCTGGCGGCTACGATACAGACAAGAACCGCAGCCGTGTCAAGCTGGGCCTTAAGGCTCTGGTGACCAAGGGAACCCTGATCCAGGTGAAAGGCAGCGGCGCCTCCGGCTCCTTCAAGCTGAACAAGAAGCAGGCGGAGAGTAAGGACAAGGCGGCCAAGAAGAAGCCTGCAGCGGCCAAGCCCAAGAAAGCTGCCGCCAAGAAGCCCGCGGCTAAGTCTCCTAAGAAGGCGCCGACCGCGGCCAAGAGCCCGAAGAAAGCCAAGAAGCCTGCCGCGGCCGCCAAGAAGGCGGCCAAGAGCCCCAAGAAGCCGAAGGCGGCTCCTAAAGCCAAGAAGGTGACGAAGAGCCCGGCTAAGAAGGCGGCTAAGCCCAAAGCTGCCAAGAGCCCAGCTAAGAAGGCTGCCAAGCCCAAAGCTGCCAAGAGTCCGGCTAAGAAGGCTGCTAAAGCCAAGAAGCCCGCGGCTAAGAAATAA
- the LOC142183591 gene encoding histone H2B type 1-O-like → MPDPAKSAPAPKKGSKKAVTKAQKKDGKKRKRARRESYAIYVYKVLKQVHPDTGISSKAMSIMNSFVNDVFERIAGEASRLAHYNKRSTITSREIQTSVRLLLPGELAKHAVSEGTKAVTKYTSAK, encoded by the coding sequence ATGCCTGATCCCGCCAAGTCTGCCCCAGCGCCCAAGAAGGGCTCCAAGAAAGCCGTGACCAAGgcccagaagaaggacggcaagaagcgtaagagggccaggagggagagctaTGCCATCTACGTGTACAAGGTGCTGAAGCAGGTCCACCCCGACACCGGCATTTCTTCCAAGGCCATGAGCATCATGAATTCCTTCGTCAACGACGTCTTTGAGCGCATCGCAGGAGAAGCCTCCCGCCTGGCTCACTATAACAAGcgctccaccatcacctcccgggagatccagacctccgtgcgcctgctgctgcccggagagttggccaagcacgccgtgtccgagggcaccaaggccgtcaccaagtacaccagcgccaagtaa
- the LOC142219099 gene encoding histone H2A type 2-B, with amino-acid sequence MSGRGKQGGKARAKAKTRSSRAGLQFPVGRVHRLLRKGNYAERVGAGAPVYLAAVLEYLTAEILELAGNAARDNKKTRIIPRHLQLAVRNDEELNKLLGGVTIAQGGVLPNIQAVLLPKKTESSKPSKSK; translated from the coding sequence ATGTCTGGACGCGGCAAGCAAGGAGGCAAAGCTCGTGCTAAGGCCAAGACCCGCTCATCCCGGGCGGGACTTCAGTTCCCCGTCGGTCGTGTGCACAGGCTTCTCCGCAAGGGCAACTACGCCGAGAGGGTTGGTGCTGGTGCTCCCGTCTACCTGGCGGCCGTACTGGAGTATCTGACCGCTGAGATCCTGGAGTTGGCTGGTAATGCTGCACGGGACAACAAGAAGACCCGCATCATCCCCCGTCACCTGCAGCTGGCCGTGCGCAATGACGAGGAGCTGAACAAACTGCTGGGTGGCGTGACCATCGCCCAGGGAGGCGTCCTGCCCAACATCCAGGCCGTGCTGCTGCCCAAGAAGACCGAGAGCAGCAAGCCCAGCAAGAGCAAGTGA
- the LOC142219100 gene encoding histone H2B type 1-O-like: protein MPDPAKSAPAPKKGSKKAVTKAQKKDGKKRKRARKESYAIYVYKVLKQVHPDTGISSKAMVVMNSFVNDIFERIAGEASRLAHYNKRSTITSREIQTAVRLLLPGELAKHAVSEGTKAVTKYTSAK, encoded by the coding sequence atgcctgatcccgccaagtctgccccagcgcccaagaagggctccaagaaagccgtgaccaaggcccagaagaaggacggcaagaaGCGTAAGAGGGCCAGGAAGGAGAGCTATGCCATCTACGTGTACAAGGTGCTGAAGCAGGTCCACCCCGACACCGGTATCTCCTCCAAGGCCATGGTCGTCATGAATTCCTTCGTCAACGACATCTTCGAGCGCATCGCAGGAGAAGCCTCCCGCCTGGCTCACTACAACAAGcgctccaccatcacctcccgggagatccagaccgccgtgcgcctgctgctgcccggagagttggccaagcacgccgtgtccgagggcaccaaggccgtcaccaagtacaccagcgccaagtaa
- the LOC142183022 gene encoding histone H1.03-like, with translation MAETAPAAAAAPPPAEPAAKSKKQPKKAVAGGAKKSKKSSGPTVSELIVKAVSASKERSGVSVAALKKVLAAGGYDTDKNRSRVKLGLKALVTKGTLIQVKGSGASGSFKLNKKQAESKDKAAKKKPAAAKPKKAAAKKPAAKSPKKAPTAAKSPKKAKKPAAAAKKAAKSPKKPKAAPKAKKVTKSPAKKAAKPKAAKSPAKKAAKPKAAKSPAKKAAKAKKPAAKK, from the coding sequence ATGGCAGAAACCGCgcccgccgctgccgctgctccccctcccgcCGAACCGGCCGCCAAATCCAAGAAGCAGCCGAAGAAAGCAGTCGCAGGGGGCGCCAAGAAGAGCAAGAAATCCTCCGGTCCCACCGTGTCCGAGCTGATCGTCAAAGCCGTGTCCGCCTCCAAGGAGCGCAGTGGGGTGTCTGTGGCCGCCCTGAAGAAGGTGCTGGCTGCTGGCGGCTACGATACAGACAAGAACCGCAGCCGTGTCAAGCTGGGCCTTAAGGCTCTGGTGACCAAGGGAACCCTGATCCAGGTGAAAGGCAGCGGCGCCTCCGGCTCCTTCAAGCTGAACAAGAAGCAGGCGGAGAGTAAGGACAAGGCGGCCAAGAAGAAGCCTGCAGCGGCCAAGCCCAAGAAAGCTGCCGCCAAGAAGCCCGCGGCTAAGTCTCCTAAGAAGGCGCCGACCGCGGCCAAGAGCCCGAAGAAAGCCAAGAAGCCTGCCGCGGCCGCCAAGAAGGCGGCCAAGAGCCCCAAGAAGCCGAAGGCGGCTCCTAAAGCCAAGAAGGTGACGAAGAGCCCGGCTAAGAAGGCGGCTAAGCCCAAAGCTGCCAAGAGCCCAGCTAAGAAGGCGGCCAAGCCCAAAGCTGCCAAGAGTCCGGCTAAGAAGGCTGCTAAAGCCAAGAAGCCCGCGGCTAAGAAATAA
- the LOC142183576 gene encoding histone H3: MARTKQTARKSTGGKAPRKQLATKAARKSAPATGGVKKPHRYRPGTVALREIRRYQKSTELLIRKLPFQRLVREIAQDFKTDLRFQSSAVMALQEASEAYLVGLFEDTNLCAIHAKRVTIMPKDIQLARRIRGERA; encoded by the coding sequence ATGGCAAGAACCAAGCAGACCGCCCGCAAATCCACCGGAGGGAAAGCTCCCCGCAAGCAGCTGGCCACTAAGGCCGCCAGGAAGAGCGCTCCCGCCACCGGCGGAGTGAAGAAGCCTCACCGCTACCGCCCTGGTACAGTCGCTCTGCGTGAAATCCGCCGCTACCAGAAGTCCACCGAGCTGCTGATCCGTAAGCTTCCCTTCCAGCGCCTGGTTCGAGAGATCGCCCAGGACTTCAAGACGGATCTCCGCTTCCAGAGCTCCGCCGTCATGGCCCTGCAGGAAGCTAGCGAAGCTTACCTGGTCGGGCTCTTTGAGGACACCAACCTGTGCGCCATCCACGCCAAGAGGGTCACCATCATGCCCAAAGACATCCAGCTGGCCCGCAGGATTCGTGGGGAGAGGGCTTAA